In Phaeobacter porticola, one DNA window encodes the following:
- a CDS encoding NAD(P)/FAD-dependent oxidoreductase: protein MALNLLYSNDQKGTYPNSWYAATATPLAPFAPLQGEARADVCIVGGGYTGLSAALHLAKAGRSVILLEANRVGFGASGRNGGQLGSGQRMEQDGLESLMGDADAAKLWSLAEEAKDLVKSLITRHDIDCHLKPGIAHACFSKSDVSHEHRYVEHLQTRYGYGDITALDKAALQAICPSPAYVGGSLDMGAGHLHPLAYALGLARAAAAAGVQICEGSEVLDIEDGAQIRLRTAEGQVTADHLILACNGYLGGLNRQVAARVMPINNFIAATEPLGADAAQVLARDVAVADSKFVVNYFRLSHDGRLLFGGGESYGYRFPSDIAATVRKPMTEIFPHLRDVKIDYAWGGTLAITLKRMPYLARLAPNILSASGYSGHGVGTATHAGQLMALAVAGDGDGFDTMARVPAPAFPGGTAMRSPLLALAMTWYALRDRLGI, encoded by the coding sequence ATGGCATTGAACTTGCTCTATTCCAATGACCAGAAGGGGACCTACCCCAACAGCTGGTATGCGGCCACCGCCACACCGCTTGCGCCCTTTGCCCCCTTGCAGGGCGAGGCCCGCGCCGATGTCTGCATCGTTGGCGGCGGCTACACCGGCCTCTCCGCCGCATTGCATCTGGCAAAGGCCGGGCGGTCAGTCATACTGCTGGAGGCCAACCGTGTCGGCTTTGGCGCCTCGGGCCGCAACGGCGGTCAGCTGGGCAGCGGTCAGCGCATGGAACAAGACGGGCTGGAAAGCCTGATGGGCGATGCTGACGCCGCCAAACTCTGGTCTCTGGCTGAGGAAGCCAAGGATCTGGTGAAATCCCTGATCACCCGCCACGACATCGACTGTCATCTGAAACCCGGCATCGCCCATGCCTGTTTTTCCAAAAGTGACGTCAGCCACGAGCACCGCTATGTCGAACATCTGCAAACCCGCTATGGCTATGGCGACATAACCGCGCTGGACAAGGCTGCATTGCAGGCCATCTGCCCCTCGCCCGCCTATGTCGGCGGCTCGCTCGATATGGGGGCGGGCCATCTGCATCCACTGGCCTATGCGCTCGGCCTGGCCCGTGCCGCCGCAGCTGCCGGGGTGCAGATCTGCGAGGGCAGCGAGGTTCTGGACATCGAAGACGGCGCGCAGATCCGCCTGCGCACCGCCGAAGGGCAGGTCACCGCCGATCATCTGATCCTGGCCTGCAACGGCTATCTCGGCGGCCTCAACCGGCAGGTGGCCGCGCGGGTGATGCCAATCAACAATTTCATCGCCGCGACCGAACCGCTTGGCGCCGACGCCGCACAGGTATTGGCCCGTGATGTGGCCGTGGCCGATAGCAAATTTGTGGTGAATTACTTCCGGCTCAGCCATGACGGGCGGCTGTTGTTTGGCGGCGGCGAAAGCTATGGCTACCGCTTCCCCAGCGATATCGCCGCCACCGTGCGCAAGCCAATGACGGAGATTTTCCCGCATCTGCGGGATGTAAAAATCGACTACGCCTGGGGCGGTACATTGGCCATCACCCTGAAACGGATGCCATATCTGGCCCGGCTTGCCCCCAATATCCTCAGCGCCTCGGGCTATTCCGGCCATGGCGTCGGCACCGCCACCCATGCCGGACAGCTGATGGCGCTGGCCGTTGCGGGCGACGGAGACGGGTTCGACACAATGGCGCGCGTGCCCGCCCCTGCCTTCCCCGGCGGCACGGCCATGCGCAGCCCGCTTCTGGCGCTAGCGATGACCTGGTATGCGCTGCGCGACAGGCTGGGCATCTAA
- a CDS encoding glutamine synthetase family protein: MSAWLDTLPDAAKTYLEGRRLDEVECIISDLPGIARGKAVPASKFAKQDYFHLPDSIFYQTITGDWAEAADDDGWIEKDMILKPDMSTATAAPWTGDWTLQVIHDAYDRDHKPIPFSPRNVLKRVVQLYHDKGWQPVVAPEMEFFLVARNIDPAREIEPMMGRSGRPAAARQAYSMTAVDEFGPVIDDIYDFAEAQGFEIDGITQEGGAGQLEINLRHGDPVKLADEVFYFKRLIREAALRHDCFATFMAKPIADEPGSAMHIHHSILDIESGENIFSGPQGGETDAFYHFIGGLQNHLPAGLAVMAPYVNSYRRYVKEQAAPINLEWARDNRTTGIRVPLSGPEARRVENRIAGMDCNPYLGIALSLACGYLGLTREERPRKQFKGDAYAGDGDIPQVMGQALDLFEEASALHEVLGPEFARVYSIVKRAEYDEFLQVISPWEREHLLLNV; the protein is encoded by the coding sequence ATGTCAGCCTGGCTCGACACGCTTCCCGATGCAGCAAAAACCTATCTGGAGGGCCGTCGTCTCGACGAGGTTGAATGCATCATCTCGGACCTGCCGGGCATCGCCCGGGGTAAGGCGGTGCCAGCGTCCAAATTTGCCAAGCAGGATTATTTCCACCTGCCCGACAGCATTTTCTACCAGACCATCACCGGCGACTGGGCCGAGGCAGCGGATGACGATGGCTGGATCGAAAAGGACATGATCCTGAAACCGGACATGTCCACCGCCACCGCCGCCCCCTGGACCGGCGACTGGACCCTGCAAGTGATCCACGACGCCTATGACCGCGACCACAAACCGATCCCCTTCAGCCCGCGCAACGTGCTGAAACGGGTGGTGCAGCTGTACCATGACAAAGGTTGGCAACCGGTTGTGGCACCTGAAATGGAATTCTTCCTTGTCGCGCGCAACATTGACCCGGCGCGTGAAATTGAACCGATGATGGGGCGATCAGGCCGTCCTGCAGCGGCCCGTCAGGCCTACTCCATGACCGCCGTGGATGAATTTGGCCCGGTGATCGATGATATTTACGACTTTGCCGAAGCCCAAGGCTTTGAGATCGACGGCATCACCCAGGAAGGCGGCGCCGGTCAGCTGGAGATCAACCTACGCCACGGCGATCCGGTGAAACTGGCCGATGAGGTATTTTACTTCAAACGGCTGATCCGCGAGGCTGCGCTGCGGCACGACTGCTTTGCCACTTTCATGGCCAAACCCATCGCCGATGAACCCGGATCGGCCATGCACATTCACCATTCGATCCTTGATATTGAAAGCGGCGAGAACATCTTCTCCGGTCCGCAAGGTGGCGAAACGGATGCGTTTTATCACTTTATCGGCGGGTTGCAGAACCATCTGCCCGCCGGTCTGGCGGTGATGGCGCCTTACGTGAATTCCTATCGCCGCTACGTGAAGGAACAGGCCGCCCCGATCAATCTGGAGTGGGCGCGCGACAACCGCACCACCGGCATCCGGGTGCCCCTCTCCGGCCCCGAAGCGCGGCGCGTGGAAAACCGCATCGCCGGCATGGACTGCAATCCCTACCTTGGGATCGCATTGTCGCTGGCCTGTGGTTATCTCGGTCTCACCCGCGAGGAACGCCCCCGTAAGCAGTTCAAGGGAGACGCCTACGCCGGTGACGGCGATATTCCACAGGTGATGGGACAGGCGCTGGACCTTTTTGAAGAAGCCAGCGCGCTGCATGAGGTGCTGGGGCCTGAGTTTGCCCGCGTTTATTCCATCGTGAAACGCGCCGAATATGACGAGTTCCTGCAGGTGATCTCCCCCTGGGAGCGTGAGCATCTGCTGCTGAACGTCTAA
- a CDS encoding type 1 glutamine amidotransferase produces the protein MKIGILQTGHAPENLIDNSGNYDQMFRSLLADGGFDFDTYAVVDNVFPSGADAADGWLITGSKHGAYEDHGWIPPLEHLIREIHARKQPLVGICFGHQIIAQALGGKVEKFTGGWAVGPVTYQMDGKPLRLNAWHQDQVTALPEGARVLAGNDHCKNGILAYGDHIWTLQPHPEFASSFVGGLIDSRGRGVVPDAILDAASTELHHPVQSGEIATFLNAFFQKERT, from the coding sequence ATGAAAATCGGCATTCTGCAAACCGGCCACGCGCCCGAAAACCTGATCGACAACTCGGGCAACTATGACCAGATGTTCCGCAGCCTGCTGGCCGACGGCGGTTTTGACTTTGACACCTACGCGGTGGTCGACAATGTCTTCCCCAGCGGTGCCGACGCAGCAGACGGCTGGCTGATCACCGGCTCCAAACACGGCGCCTATGAAGATCACGGCTGGATCCCGCCGCTAGAGCATCTGATCCGCGAGATCCACGCCCGCAAGCAGCCGCTGGTCGGTATCTGCTTTGGCCACCAGATCATTGCTCAGGCTCTTGGCGGCAAGGTTGAGAAATTCACCGGCGGCTGGGCCGTCGGCCCGGTCACCTATCAAATGGATGGCAAACCGTTGCGGCTCAATGCGTGGCATCAGGATCAGGTCACTGCTCTGCCCGAGGGCGCGCGGGTGCTGGCCGGCAATGACCACTGCAAGAACGGCATCCTGGCCTATGGCGACCACATCTGGACACTGCAACCGCACCCGGAATTCGCCAGCAGCTTTGTCGGTGGCCTGATCGACAGCCGCGGACGCGGCGTGGTGCCGGATGCGATCCTGGATGCCGCCAGCACAGAATTACACCACCCGGTCCAATCGGGTGAAATCGCAACCTTCCTCAATGCCTTCTTTCAGAAAGAGAGGACCTAA